A DNA window from Arachis duranensis cultivar V14167 chromosome 3, aradu.V14167.gnm2.J7QH, whole genome shotgun sequence contains the following coding sequences:
- the LOC107478354 gene encoding protein FAR1-RELATED SEQUENCE 5-like, which produces MSINEDDVKNDSDNDLGDDFDYQPNAEDNAEDDDVDSLDSTSKSEEVCGVKRIADLMVEDIWNLEFRTEDEACQFYNAYSCWHRFVMRKDDVVRDNQGRIISRQLVCNKESWRNMRYLDMDDRSREARSLTRTKCPARLRVKLDYGCGRWKVSCFVESHNHDLTPPQFAHMVSANRRLTVTDRVQVENLHNFGVKSCHIMGYIAFQKGGYRHAGFTRKDLYNHIDRYRRAKVKNGDANAAINYLIGKSNNDPLFFGKYTFTSDKRLEHIFWADGQSIIDYHCFGDIVAFDSTYKKNKYNKPLVIFSGCNHHGQTVIFGSGLLSDETTETYKWLFSHFG; this is translated from the coding sequence ATGTCCATAAACGAGGATGATGTGAAGAATGATTCTGATAATGATTTGGGTGATGATTTCGATTATCAACCGAATGCAGAAGACAATGCTGAAGACGACGATGTGGATTCACTGGATTCTACTAGCAAGAGTGAAGAAGTTTGTGGTGTAAAAAGAATAGCAGATCTAATGGTGGAGGATATTTGGAACCTGGAGTTTAGGACAGAGGATGAGGCCTGCCAGTTTTATAACGCTTATTCTTGTTGGCATAGATTTGTAATGAGGAAGGACGACGTGGTTAGGGATAATCAAGGTAGAATTATTAGCAGGCAACTTGTTTGCAACAAAGAGAGCTGGAGAAATATGAGGTATCTTGATATGGATGATAGATCAAGGGAGGCAAGGTCGCTAACGCGAACCAAGTGTCCAGCTCGGCTTAGGGTAAAGCTTGACTACGGCTGCGGTAGATGGAAGGTATCATGTTTTGTGGAATCTCACAACCACGATCTGACGCCACCCCAATTTGCGCATATGGTATCGGCCAATCGTCGTCTCACTGTGACTGATAGAGTCCAAGTGGAAAATCTTCATAATTTTGGTGTCAAGAGTTGCCATATTATGGGGTATATTGCATTCCAGAAGGGTGGATATCGTCATGCTGGCTTCACACGGAAAGATTTGTACAACCACATCGATCGCTATCGTCGGGCAAAAGTTAAAAACGGGGATGCCAATGCGGCAATAAACTATTTGATTGGCAAGTCAAACAACGATCCGCTGTTCTTTGGAAAGTATACGTTCACTAGTGACAAAAGGCTGGAGCATATTTTTTGGGCAGATGGGCAGTCAATTATCGACTATCACTGCTTTGGAGATATTGTTGCCTTTGATTCAACCTACAAGAAGAATAAATACAACAAGCCTTTGGTCATTTTCTCTGGATGCAATCATCACGGGCAGACTGTTATCTTCGGCTCCGGCCTACTATCCGACGAAACCACAGAGACGTATAAGTGGTTGTTCAGCCATTTTGGATAA